Below is a window of Cytobacillus firmus DNA.
AACTGTCCTGCTGGTTTCACATGATAGAGTGTTTGTTGAACGGGTGGCTGATTGTGTGTATGCGATAGAAGAAAAGATGCTGGTTCTAAAGAAGAGCTAATAGAAAAAATGGACCCGACTGCTTTTGCAGGAGGGTCCATTTCTGTAGTTAGCCAGCTTATTTTGCGTTTTGGGGCAAGGCAGCAACCGCTTCTATCTCAACTAATTGGCCCCTATAACCTAAAACGGTGACACCAGACAATGTACTTGGAGCATCATGAGAACCGAATTCTTCTCTAACAGCATGCCATACGGCCACCAAATCTGACTGGTCAGAGGATGCAACGAGGACTCTTGTATAGGCCACATCCGTTAATTCAGCACCACATTCCTGTAAGGCTGCTTTCAGGTTTTCTACACACAGCTTGGCCTGTTCTTCATATCTGATTCCCTCAGGCACTCTTCCTTCTTGGTCGAGCGGGCAGGCTCCTGCCATAAAATAAAGATCCATTCCAGCAGGGACATGGGATGCGTAAGCATAGTCAACTGCAGGTAAAACCTGCGAATGTATTAATGAGATTTTCTTCATTTCTTAAATTATTCCTTTCCTTGGCATTTACTATTTTAATTCCACCTATATTTATGAATTCCTTTTTCAGTTAAACTGTTTTTATATCTCAAAAGGCGGGTGGCAAGATGCGGGGCATTAAGTTAGTTAGAATGATAGTAATTCTTTCTGTCAGCTTACTGTTTGGATGTTCAGATAAATCGGTAGATCAAGCTGAATTTCCGCCAGAGAAGACGGCAGCTGTTGAAGTGAACGGATCAGACTATTCAATTGAAAAAGGAGGCTATCGGTGGGTTAGAAAAAAAGGGCTTGAAACGGAAACAGTGACAACAGATCATGCATCACCAAATCAGATGGCAGAACTTCTTAAACCAATTCGTGTGAAACCGGAGCAGAAAGTCAAAGTTAAAATTGAAGATGATCCAGTAATGAAAGTATTTTTATGGAATGAAACAGGTAAAGAAAAAGAAATCAAGCTGGAGGATGATCAAATAACTGTGCCTGCAGATAAGGGTAAATATATTTATGAAGTCTTAGCGGAATGGAAAAATGGTGAAATATCTTATACCTTCGTGGCGGAAGTTCAGTAAAAGGGAAACCATAGACATGGTTTCCCTCGCTGAATCAGCTGCATTCTATTTAAGAATTTTTTTCTCCTTCAATACTTCCAAAGCAATATTTTTGGCTTCAGTGCCTGTTCCATCGAAATTCACCGCAAACACCCATGTGCCCTTATCTGTTTCTATAAAACCAACATACCAGCCAAGTCCCAAGTCAGAGAGCCTTGTCCCAGTTTTGCCATGTAAAATGAAGTGATCCTGTTCATCCTGAATCATCATTCGTTTGACTATTTTTTGATTTTTTTCAGTAAAAGGCAGCTTCTCCTTCACGAGCTTTTCGATAAAACCAGCTTGTTCTGCTGCAGATATTCTCAGGCTGCTGTTCAGCCAGAACGAATCAATACCGCCGGATATGTCCTGGTTACCGTAGGAAATTTTTGTAACGTATTCCTGCATATTTTTCTCCCCAATGGTTCTCGCCAGGTCCTGATAAAACCAGATAGCCGATTCCCTCATGGCAGAAGCAAGCGAATGATCCCGGTTCCAGCTTTCGAATTCCCGTTCGACTCCATCCCACCTTTTCACCTCGTACTCATCTCGGACTGCTGCAGTCTCGAGCCCGATTAGGGCATTAGCGACTTTGAAGGTTGACTCCGGCGTCAATCTCTCTATACTCCTCTCCTTGTTATAGACATACACCTTGTCATTCTTAAGATTTTTGAGAACCATAGTTCCCTCTTTACCTGCAAAAGCCTCTTCAATGTGCAGCTCCTTCGTGTTTTCTCTTCCGCCTAATGCCTCAGCACCTGTACCTGCCAGCAGCACTAATACCGCAAGAACAGCCATCCCCGCTCTCCTCATCCACTTCATCTTTTCTTCCTCCTTCATAAAATAGGATTTCCGTCATGATGTGTGCTCCATATTTGTCCCTTATACTATAAACAGCATAATGAACACAGAAAAGTAATATTTCGGCTATCTGTACCCATACAGATTCCTGAGAGGAGCATAATAATGGGCAATAAATATGATGAAGTCATAGAAGAAATCCAATCCAGATTGGATGATGAACGGCTGAAATCCGGAGAAAAGCTCCCTTCCATCCGCAGATTGGCCAAAGAATTCAACTGCAGCATCAACACTGTACTGAAAGCCTACAGTGAATTGGAGAAGGCACATCTGATTTATTCAGTGCCCAAAAGCGGCTATTTTGCAGTAGGCTCGGATATGCCCAAAAAACAAACTCAAATTAAAATAGACTTTGTCTCAGCAGGACCGGATAAAAGCAAGATGCCATACCGGGATTATCAGCATTGCATGAATCAGGCAATCGAGCTTTATAAAGAGGAAATGTTTCAGTATTCCCATCCCCTTGGCCTGGAGAGTCTGCGGCAGCAGCTGTCAGCTCAGCTTCAGGATTTGCAGGTTTTCGCCCCGCCTGAAAGAATTGCCGTTGTATCAGGATCCCAGCAGGCTCTGGATCTATTAATCTCACTGCCTTTTCCCAATAATAAAAATGAGATTTGCGCTGAACAGCCAACACACTTCAGTTTCATAGATTCCATTATTTCGCGCGGCTTGAAGCCGATCGGGATTGAGGTGAGTCAGAAAGGCATAGATCTTAATTATTTAGAAAAGATATTCAGAGAACGGAGCGTCAAGTTTTTCTACACAGTTTCCCGATTCCAGAACCCGACAGGCTGCAGCTACTCCAACCAGGAAAAAAAGCACATTGTCGAGCTCGCTCAGAAATATGATGTCTACATTATCGAGGATGACTATATGGGAGACCTTGATACCAGAAAAAAGGCAGACCCCATGTTTGCCTTTGATCCGTGCGGAAGAGTCATTTACACAAAAAGCTTTTCAAAAGTTTTGCTGCCTGGGCTGCGATTGGGATTGGCCGTTCTTCCGGAAGCACTAATGAAAAGCTTTACTCAAGCCAAATTTGCAGCGGACGTCCATACACCAGTTCTCACACAAGGGGCACTTGAGATTTACTTAAGCAGCGGAATGTTCAAAGCCCATATTGAAAAACTCAGGCGGCAATACAAAAAGAAAGGCACCATTCTCAAAAAGGCGTACCTGGAGCATCTGCCTCCAGGTGCTGCTTTTACTGGCGGGGATTCGGGATTCTATTCAACAATTGAGCTTCCAGGCAGATTAAAAGCAAAGCATCTTGTGGAATATCTCCAAAAGAAAAATGTTTTGGTTCAGGATGCAACAGGTATGTACCTCCCTGAATACAGGCAGGAAAACCGTATCCGGTTAAGCGTGTCACAGGTGGATGACAGGAAAATTGCGGTTGGGGTGAAAAAAATCGGGGAAGGGATTCGTATGTTAGTCAATTTTTAAACCTGAAAGATCCAAATATGGACTAACGCCACTTCCCAAAATGACATGACCCCCGATTAACAATCATATCTATAATGATGGGGTTCCAATATCCATAAAAGGAGATGGTTCGATTGAATCCTTATTATTATCCATATTATCGGGCAACTAGCTGGGGAGATATTTTAACACTGCTGCAGCAAAGTTTATATGCTGAAGAAATGGTTTGTTCCATGAGTTCTGAACTTTTTCATATTCCCGAGACTAAAGATTTAAAAGGTAATGCAGAGATGCACAACCACCTGGTTCCGGCTTCTTATCACCGCGTGACCGCTGTCGGATGTGCACATAGACTAGTAAATGGAGAACAGCGGCAATCAATTATCGACACTATGGCGGCTTGCATCGTGAATGCGGAAAATCAGGATAAAAAGGTGCGGGAAGGACTAAAAACGATGGAGGAAAATGCAGGTCCAGAGTATAAGGCGTTTATAAGTTTGATCATCAGATGGCAGGACCAGGCAGAAAATTACCTATCTCAAGCTAAAGAAGCTTTGCGTACGATGGGTGTATCTTTTCCTTCAGCTGGAATCGGACCGGAGAATGGCGGTTACAATCTTTATTAAGGAATTGAATACCAGTCAAGGCAAGTATGACGAAATTTTAAGAGGTTATAGAAAGCTCAGCAGAACTGAGCTTTCTAGGTTTCTACTGTTTCAAAGCAACTCCATTACCAATACTCCCAACAGCCTTCCTCTTCCCTCTAACCCAAGCAAAGACAATAGCCGTAATCAATGTAAATCCTAAGTACCCCATTAATGGATAAACCGTTCCGACCAATGTGATGAAGCCTATGAAACTGGCGCCAAAAGCGGCAGCTCCAAATAATACAACAAAGACGTTAAACTTAGGATTTTCCCTTTTTACTACCCTGGCTGTGAAGGCATACAGCATACCAACAGCAGTGTTGTAGATCATACCCAGCAGGACAGCAAACATTAACAGTCCAAATGCCGGTGAAATTTCATTTGCAAGGGCAAGGATCGGCATTGGAGATCCCTCCACCACGTCCATTTTGACCAGCATGGCTACATTGATCAGTAAAATCAGGACACCCAGGCCAACACCGCCCAAGATTCCGCCCAAGCCAGCCTGCTTTTCATTCTTCGTGGTGCCGCCCATGACAGCAAGCATCGCTGCACCAGCCGCAATATTGTAAGAAACATATAATAATCCACCCATAAACCAGTTGGAAGCAGCAGGCGTTTGGCTTTCTGCCAATTTCTGAACTTCCGGGAAATCCAGCCCCATCGTGCTTAGGGCATAGACGCTAATGATAACCACCATAAGCAGCAGAAATGGCGTAACCAGGCTGATAATTGAAATCACTTTTTGGATATTTAGACATACTGTCAGGATCGTTACCACAGCCATAATAATATTCCCGGCCATACTCGGGATGCCGAATTGCTCTTCGAAAATCGATCCCGATCCGGCAAGCATGACGACGGCCACCCCAAAAAGGAAGAATGTAATGATGAAATCAACAGCCATCCCAAGATACTTTCCGCAAATATGGTAAATCACATCTTTATGGGAATCTGTTTGCAGACGGCTTCCCAGCTGCGTTAAATTCATGCCAAGAAAAGCAAAGAAAAAAGTCGCGAGCACGCCTCCGGCAATCCCCATCCAGCCAAAGCCCGTAAAAAACTGCAAAATCTCCTGCCCAGAAGCAAAACCTGCTCCGACAATGACCCCAATAAAGGCCCCGGCAATCTGAATACTCTTTTTCAAACCTATTCCCCCTTTTAATATTTGAATTTTTCGACAACTTTGTTTAAAAGAGAAAGAGAGTATCCTCTCTCTCCGAGTGTCATTTACGCTTTTTATTTGATTTGAGTGGCACTATTCCCGCCAATGAGGGCTGCTTGTTCATTCTGCTCCCCCAACGCAAATTTCTTTTCAAAAACAGTAAATTCTCTAATAGTTTCATAATTCGGTTCATAGCCAATACCGGATCTTTCTGGAACCTTGATCATCCCATCTTCTACGGTTACTTCAGGTTCAATCAGATCCTTCTCCCAATAGCGGGATGATGCAGCTGTGTCTCCAGGCATAATGAAGTTTGATAGTGTGGTTAAGGCAATATTGTGCGCCCTGCCGATGCCGGATTCCAGCATGCCCCCGCACCATACCGGGATGCTGCGTTCCTGGCAGAGGTCATGAATTTTTTTGGATTCTGTCAAGCCCCCGACACGGCCGATTTTGATATTAATAATTTTGCAGCTTCCTAGTTCAATCGCCTTGCGCGCATCCTCATAGGAATGGATGCTTTCATCGAGACAGACCGGTGTTTTAAGTTCCCTCTGAAGAACAGCATGGTCAATAATATCATCAGAGGCCAGCGGCTGCTCGATCATCATTAAATCAAATTCATCCAGCTGTTTTAACAGTTCAATATCATCAAGTGTGTAGGCTGAGTTTGCATCCGCCATAAGCGCTATATCCGGGAAATGCTTTCTCACTTCTCTCATGACCTCAACATCCCAGCCCGGCTTGATTTTCACTTTAATTCGTTTGTAGCCATCCTCTACATATTCATCAATGAGGTTCAGCAAATCCTCAACACGGTCCTGAATCCCGATGCTGATTCCAACCTCAATTTCATTCGCTGACCCGCCAAGCGCCTTCGCAAGCGAAATTCCCTTCTGCTTGGCATATAAGTCCCAAACAGCCCCTTCAAATGCCGATTTCGCCATATTGTTTTTCCGTATGTAGGAGAGGGTTTCTGACACATCATCAGGGTGTTCCATTTCTTTGTTTAATAGATTCGGAATGATGAAATCTTCAAGCATATGCCAGTTCGTTTTCAGTGTTTCTTCGTTATACCATGGTGAATGAAAGGCAACTGATTCTCCCCAGCCGCTAACACCGTTCTCATCCTTTGCTTCCAATAAAAGAAATTCTTTATCCTGAAACGTGCCAAAGCTTGTTGTAAATGGTGCTTTCATTCTCATTTTCATATGCCGCAATACAACTTCTGTCACTTTCATATTCATTCCCGCCTTTTCATGTTAGTTGAGCTTAAGCTCGTTTCTTTGAACTAATGCATAGTAATGTACCGGGCCTTCTGTACCTTTTACAAAACCTGCCATGGCATATCCTTTTGAAAATAACGCCTGAAAAATCCCTCTGGTTTTGAAGCGCCAGTCCATCGCAAGCTCGAAATTTTGATTTTTAATAGCTTGAAAGTTTGCCGGAATCGGAACAAGTACAGGTCCTCCAGAAGCATCCCATTCCGTATTTAATAAAACAGGAAAGTTGTCCTCTGATATTCCCCAGTCAAACGGATTCTTGGCAGACGCTGTTTCAATCCTGAGCGGATCACCGGCATGTGGACTGGTAATCCACCATTCCACCTTTAGCCGGTCTGTCGGCAGTCCATGATTCAAATTATCATCCATATCTCCATAGCAATTTTCCACATATGTGGAGCAAACCGCATT
It encodes the following:
- the blaOXA gene encoding class D beta-lactamase codes for the protein MKWMRRAGMAVLAVLVLLAGTGAEALGGRENTKELHIEEAFAGKEGTMVLKNLKNDKVYVYNKERSIERLTPESTFKVANALIGLETAAVRDEYEVKRWDGVEREFESWNRDHSLASAMRESAIWFYQDLARTIGEKNMQEYVTKISYGNQDISGGIDSFWLNSSLRISAAEQAGFIEKLVKEKLPFTEKNQKIVKRMMIQDEQDHFILHGKTGTRLSDLGLGWYVGFIETDKGTWVFAVNFDGTGTEAKNIALEVLKEKKILK
- a CDS encoding GNAT family N-acetyltransferase; protein product: MAAVTIDLRVLKTASDMRLIQKLEETIWNMAPLPVHQTITAAQNGGLLLGAFIEEDLVGFSYGFPGFSKGKGYMCSHMLGIHPDHQDKGLGALLKQKQKELAAEMGYDLITWTFDPLESRNAYLNLNKLNAVCSTYVENCYGDMDDNLNHGLPTDRLKVEWWITSPHAGDPLRIETASAKNPFDWGISEDNFPVLLNTEWDASGGPVLVPIPANFQAIKNQNFELAMDWRFKTRGIFQALFSKGYAMAGFVKGTEGPVHYYALVQRNELKLN
- a CDS encoding YkvI family membrane protein — its product is MKKSIQIAGAFIGVIVGAGFASGQEILQFFTGFGWMGIAGGVLATFFFAFLGMNLTQLGSRLQTDSHKDVIYHICGKYLGMAVDFIITFFLFGVAVVMLAGSGSIFEEQFGIPSMAGNIIMAVVTILTVCLNIQKVISIISLVTPFLLLMVVIISVYALSTMGLDFPEVQKLAESQTPAASNWFMGGLLYVSYNIAAGAAMLAVMGGTTKNEKQAGLGGILGGVGLGVLILLINVAMLVKMDVVEGSPMPILALANEISPAFGLLMFAVLLGMIYNTAVGMLYAFTARVVKRENPKFNVFVVLFGAAAFGASFIGFITLVGTVYPLMGYLGFTLITAIVFAWVRGKRKAVGSIGNGVALKQ
- a CDS encoding PLP-dependent aminotransferase family protein, coding for MGNKYDEVIEEIQSRLDDERLKSGEKLPSIRRLAKEFNCSINTVLKAYSELEKAHLIYSVPKSGYFAVGSDMPKKQTQIKIDFVSAGPDKSKMPYRDYQHCMNQAIELYKEEMFQYSHPLGLESLRQQLSAQLQDLQVFAPPERIAVVSGSQQALDLLISLPFPNNKNEICAEQPTHFSFIDSIISRGLKPIGIEVSQKGIDLNYLEKIFRERSVKFFYTVSRFQNPTGCSYSNQEKKHIVELAQKYDVYIIEDDYMGDLDTRKKADPMFAFDPCGRVIYTKSFSKVLLPGLRLGLAVLPEALMKSFTQAKFAADVHTPVLTQGALEIYLSSGMFKAHIEKLRRQYKKKGTILKKAYLEHLPPGAAFTGGDSGFYSTIELPGRLKAKHLVEYLQKKNVLVQDATGMYLPEYRQENRIRLSVSQVDDRKIAVGVKKIGEGIRMLVNF
- a CDS encoding RidA family protein produces the protein MKKISLIHSQVLPAVDYAYASHVPAGMDLYFMAGACPLDQEGRVPEGIRYEEQAKLCVENLKAALQECGAELTDVAYTRVLVASSDQSDLVAVWHAVREEFGSHDAPSTLSGVTVLGYRGQLVEIEAVAALPQNAK
- the menC gene encoding o-succinylbenzoate synthase, whose product is MKVTEVVLRHMKMRMKAPFTTSFGTFQDKEFLLLEAKDENGVSGWGESVAFHSPWYNEETLKTNWHMLEDFIIPNLLNKEMEHPDDVSETLSYIRKNNMAKSAFEGAVWDLYAKQKGISLAKALGGSANEIEVGISIGIQDRVEDLLNLIDEYVEDGYKRIKVKIKPGWDVEVMREVRKHFPDIALMADANSAYTLDDIELLKQLDEFDLMMIEQPLASDDIIDHAVLQRELKTPVCLDESIHSYEDARKAIELGSCKIINIKIGRVGGLTESKKIHDLCQERSIPVWCGGMLESGIGRAHNIALTTLSNFIMPGDTAASSRYWEKDLIEPEVTVEDGMIKVPERSGIGYEPNYETIREFTVFEKKFALGEQNEQAALIGGNSATQIK